In Elgaria multicarinata webbii isolate HBS135686 ecotype San Diego chromosome 15, rElgMul1.1.pri, whole genome shotgun sequence, one genomic interval encodes:
- the PABIR2 gene encoding PABIR family member 2 codes for MAQAEKMELDLELPPAGSDGGGLRRSNSAPLIHGLSDNSQVFQPYVLRTRRNSTTVMNRHSMLISSSPIRIPSSRLHQIRREEGVDLMNRETAHEREVQTAMQISQSWEESLSLSDNDLDKSEKSSSPKRIDFIPVSPAPSPTRGIGKQCFSPSLQMFVSSNGLPPSPIPSPTRRFSNRRSQSPINCIRPSVLGPIKRKGEMETESQPKRLFQGTTNMLSPDVTHLADLSSCLSSDILDGSTSSVSSSSDSLTKGSCTTESPAACSNSCSPFILMDDLSPK; via the exons ATGGCTCAGGCCGAGAAAATGGAGCTGGACCTGGAGCTGCCGCCGGCCGGGAGCGACGGGGGCGGCCTGAGGCGCTCCAACAGCGCCCCCCTCATCCACGGGCTCAG tgacaATTCACAGGTTTTTCAGCCATATGTCTTGCGAACCCGCAGGAACAGCACAACAGTTATGAACCGGCACAGCATG CTGATATCATCATCCCCAATTCGCATCCCTAGCAGCCGACTCCATCAAATCAGAAGG GAGGAAGGAGTGGATTTGATGAACAGAGAAACAGCACATGAAAG GGAAGTGCAAACAGCAATGCAGATAAGCCAGTCATGGGAGGAAAGCTTGAGCCTG AGTGACAACGACTTGGACAAATCTGAAAAATCTTCATCTCCAAAGAGGATAGACTTCATTCCTGTTTCTCCAGCACCTTCGCCTACAAGGGGTATAGGAAAG CAATGTTTCTCTCCATCCTTGCAAATGTTTGTGAGTAGTAATGGATTGCCTCCAAGCCCTATTCCCAGCCCTACAAGGAGGTTTTCGAA CAGGAGGAGCCAGAGTCCAATCAACTGCATCAGGCCCAGTGTTCTTGGTCCTATAAAAAGGAAAG GTGAAATGGAAACTGAAAGCCAGCCAAAGAGACTCTTCCAAGGAACCACTAACATGCTTTCTCCTGATGTGACACATCTGGCAGACCTCAGTTCATG TTTGTCTTCAGATATTCTTGACGGGAGCACAAGCAGCGTCAGCTCTTCCTCTGACTCTTTGACCAAAGGCAGCTGCACCACGGAATCTCCCGCTGCCTGCTCCAACTCGTGTTCACCTTTCATCTTAATGGATGACCTTTCACCCAAGTGA